The genomic stretch GTTCTGCATGCGGTAGTAGTCCATGACGCCGAGATTGCCGCTTCGGAACGCTTCGGCCATGGCCAAAGGCACCTGAGCCTGCGCTTCCACCACCTTCGCCTGCATCTCCTGCACGCGTGCCTTCATCTCCTGTTCGAGAGCGACTGCGGCCGCGCGACGGATTTCAGCCTGCGCCTGCGCCATGTTCTTGTTCGCCTCGGCCTGGGCTTCCTGGAGCTTCGCGCCCACGTTCTCGCCCACGTCCACATCGGCAATGTCGATGGAGAGAATTTCGAACGCCGTACCGACATCGAGACCGCGTTTGAGCACGACCTTCGAGATGCTGTCCGGCGACTCCAGCACGGTCTTGTAGCTCTCGGCCGAACCGATCGTCGTCACGATGCCTTCACCCACGCGAGCGATGATCGTGTCCTCCTTCGCGCCGCCCACGAACCGGTCGAGATTGGTCCGCACGGTCACGCGCGCCTTCACCTTCACTTGAATGCCGTCCTTCGCCACGCCGTCGATCGTCGTGCGACCCGCCGCGGGATTCGGGCAATCGATCACCTTCGGATCGACGGAAGTACGCACGGCCTCGACCACCGACTTGCCGGAGCCCTTGGTCGCGAGGTCGATCGCGCAGGCGCGCTGCCAGTAGAGTTCGATACCCGCCTTCTGCGCCGCGATGATCGCCTGCACCGTCGGGATGAGGTTGCCGCCGGCGAGGAAGTGTGCCTCCAGATCGTCGATCGAGAGTTCGATGCCGGCCTTCTTGGCCGTGATGCGTGCATCGACCACGAGGCTGTAAGGAACTTGGCGCAGATTCATCGCGATCAGCGTCACGGGGCTGACGTAAGCGCCCGCGA from Opitutales bacterium ASA1 encodes the following:
- the floA gene encoding flotillin-like protein FloA, whose translation is MNPQLIVLIVAGVVALALFLWFVKFFFVWLRAALAGAYVSPVTLIAMNLRQVPYSLVVDARITAKKAGIELSIDDLEAHFLAGGNLIPTVQAIIAAQKAGIELYWQRACAIDLATKGSGKSVVEAVRTSVDPKVIDCPNPAAGRTTIDGVAKDGIQVKVKARVTVRTNLDRFVGGAKEDTIIARVGEGIVTTIGSAESYKTVLESPDSISKVVLKRGLDVGTAFEILSIDIADVDVGENVGAKLQEAQAEANKNMAQAQAEIRRAAAVALEQEMKARVQEMQAKVVEAQAQVPLAMAEAFRSGNLGVMDYYRMQNIEADSEMRKTIAKPERPGNA